A single genomic interval of Euwallacea similis isolate ESF13 chromosome 2, ESF131.1, whole genome shotgun sequence harbors:
- the LOC136419138 gene encoding dopaminechrome tautomerase-like — MGILKRYSRWKSSSLAERFLSQAKLPKQRKSLEKLIGRSRSRNSAIKLKLLLIHTEISSKDYISNVVQQSEEKSNFKVVYRWPYLNFTWNSPEEYYNAITSGRYIPENNAPTGMKLHLNRIFLTIPRFRKGIPATLNYIDMMEGHEEPLLTPFPDWKSNDEAISCSNLQSVQSMEIDTGGIMWVIDGVRINNSTLCPAKLVLLDLKNGGLLVHTYVFPDGISSRNGGFLNDIVIDESDGNYAYITDNSPIDPGVVVYSRRRNTSWKLRDKSMLPEPHAVEFPVDDLVFRNPVPVDGIALSPKKIDKTRTLFYCAISSFTIYSVPTNVLKNRLLVKSGLWRAMIKKEGQKSGQSDGIIIDELSTMYLTMLPQHGVASWNIKQPISTMEIIDSNRETMIWPDGLAFDQNGFLYLISNKIYNYIDSTRTPIINGQPQFRVLRAFTGTRSYLYG, encoded by the exons ATGGGGATCTTAAAGCGTTACAGTAGATGGAAATCGTCCTCCTTGGCAGAAAGGTTTCTATCGCAAGCAAAACTTCCGAAGCAAAGAAAATCGCTGGAGAAGCTAATAGGTCGGTCCAGGTCCAGGAACTCggccataaaattaaaactattacTGATTCA tACAGAAATTTCAAGTAAGGACTATATTTCCAATGTTGTTCAACAGTCAGAAGAAAAGTCGAA CTTTAAGGTGGTGTATCGTTGGCCTTACCTCAACTTTACGTGGAACTCACCAGAGGAATACTACAATGCGATTACAAGCGGAAGATACATTCCTGAAAATAATGCCCCTACAGGGATGAAGCTACATCTTAATCGAATATTTTTGACCATACCGAGGTTTAGGAAAGGAATTCCTGCCACACTTAATTATATAG ATATGATGGAGGGACATGAGGAGCCCCTCTTAACACCATTCCCCGACTGGAAATCTAACGATGAAGCCATTAGCTGTTCAAATTTGCAAAGCGTCCAAAGCATGGAAATTGACACAGGCGGGATAATGTGGGTGATAGACGGCGTTAGAATTAATAATAGTACACTATGTCCTGCAAAGTTGGTTTTGCTGGACCTGAAAAACGGTGGACTATTAGTCCACACATACGTTTTTCCTGATGGGATTTCATCGCGGAATGGAGGATTTTTGAATGATATTGTAATTGATGAATCTGATG GAAATTACGCTTACATTACGGACAACTCGCCCATAGATCCGGGAGTAGTTGTTTATTCAAGAAGGAGAAACACATCGTGGAAATTGCGCGATAAATCCATGCTGCCAGAACCTCATGCAGTTGAGTTTCCAGTTGATGATTTGGTTTTTAGAAATCCTGTTCCAGTTG ATGGAATTGCATTATCACCTAAGAAAATTGACAAAACGAGAACCCTCTTCTACTGTGCAATATCATCATTTACAATTTATTCGGTGCCAACTAATGTACTCAAAAACAGGCTTTTAGTGAAGTCCGGATTATGGAGAGCCATGATAAAGAAGGAAGGGCAAAAATCAGGACAAAGTGACG GGATAATAATCGATGAATTATCCACAATGTACCTAACAATGCTGCCACAGCATGGTGTCGCTTCGTGGAACATTAAGCAGCCGATTTCCACAATGGAAATTATTGACAGCAACAGAGAGACTATGATCTGGCCCGATGGATTAGCGTTTGACCAGAATGGGTTTCTGTATCTGATTAGTAACAagatatataattatattgaTAGCACCAGAACGCCTATCATTAACGGTCAGCCTCAGTTTAGAGTTTTAAGGGCTTTCACTGGAACCAGAAGCTATTTGTACGGTTAG
- the LOC136419135 gene encoding uncharacterized protein isoform X2: MMLLICPILLLLGHLQEATSGAACRISEFPCRNGKCVRLNGYCDGRDDCGDLSDEPMYCTVCNRTYYGDVGKTYDLRVIKSPDARLPFLCHLTFTANGESHGDIVQLVFDEFKLGRYEPSALDGCPDGYMQLSEFGRPFTGGSWCGTSSGPAAYYSETSTVTVSVKLFASPHLPFTFRLRYRFVSRKEAIVRFGSLTSPLERGQVAPGTYCTRQFEECYRKPCRLQSPNYPGMYPRNVSCYWSLKQKFVPTCKHAMIAVRQEAAHKMHMKRSINVAGLNKTARALRAWRDCTGERDHLIFYDGGSTDDPVLAKYCGGDWLPRVVSRGSEMLVAFHSSPYSIPLHSPPSQSPLKGFELDVDIIFVDSDSLDFARHSHKCEFNINATSPDSDEIWTGRGRKGNLISPKHSLPPNTTCSYKFLGYPKDIVWISFTSYNQRPLLIGESGHALLSNSTFGDGCLTRLRIWDNRTLIEDKCNEPPLLCDHSALINSTRITRPCTNDESYISTGNDLILQHHTEDGTALHPASFKVKYEFIDTRLGGEPWFDRSNAGPCHRVFRKHHVGEVTGPRNVFLFGRGGTKDIHCVYRFKAGPNERVQLTINNASFGLNPSCETLSDPHSGRHICEYYGGRNVAEFSVYEVPWPDVQIPKGCICDNSTLSSKPLVFISSSRTLEMHFRAKDMKITEDYTVLHFHALFELVKLHDCPRVQHLRGDGGEVQFIYPPSDRTETLCLGLPWLVEARRNSSLFLLSWGTFLSLKPRSDEPSRCPTTNNRILIYAGKPPKLVRAICPAEPGARPLAVQVFSEEWRGEGLTHLVQRPPQFIVEWIGSEPGVAAFNWLEISRSRHSLLTQLQVPVNTSANDTDLECSFKCPELDACISPSLWCDGRDNCPSGYDEAEAQCGAASKLLNSLPLAAIAAGFAVFASMFVLICLTAHRLRARRRRKLAKKKLNMGPRLLDPGLNS, encoded by the exons ATGATGTTGTTAATATGTCCGATCCTGCTCCTTCTGGGGCACCTACAGGAAGCCACTTCCGGCGCTGCGTGTCGGATTAGTGAATTTCCTTGTCGTAATGGTAAATGCGTTCGTCTCAATGGATACTGCGATGGAAGGGACGACTGTGGAGATTTATCCGATGAGCCGATGTATTGTACAG tatgCAACCGGACATACTACGGAGATGTTGGCAAAACGTACGACCTACGTGTCATTAAATCTCCGGACGCACGTCTGCCCTTCCTCTGCCATCTCACGTTTACTGCCAACGGCGAAAGTCATGGAGATATCGTGCAG TTAGTCTTCGACGAGTTCAAGTTAGGCCGCTACGAGCCCAGTGCTTTAGATGGGTGTCCCGACGGTTACATGCAGCTGAGCGAATTCGGTCGGCCTTTCACTGGGGGCTCATGGTGCGGCACCTCCTCGGGGCCTGCAGCTTACTACAGCGAGACCTCAACAGTTACCGTGAGCGTCAAACTCTTCGCTTCTCCCCATCTGCCGTTCACTTTCCGTCTGCGCTACCGCTTCGTGTCACGTAAAGAAGCTATCGTGAGATTCGGATCTCTGACATCTCCTTTAGAAAGAGGACAAGTGGCCCCCGGCACATACTGCACTAGGCAATTCGAAGAATGCTATCGCAAGCCATGCCGGCTGCAATCTCCTAATTACCCGGGCATGTATCCTCGGAACGTGTCTTGTTACTGGAGCCTCAAGCAAAAGTTTGTACCCACTTGCAAACATGCCATGATCGCCGTAAGGCAGGAGGCGGCTCATAAAATGCATATGAAGCGATCAATTAATGTGGCCGGTTTGAACAAGACTGCCAGAGCCCTACGGGCATGGAGAGATTGCACTGGAGAACGTGACCACTTAATTTTCTATGATGGAGGCTCTACCGACGACCCTGTCTTGGCAAAATATTGCGGCGGAGATTGGCTGCCTAGGGTAGTGTCTCGGGGTTCGGAAATGTTAGTCGCTTTCCACTCTTCGCCGTACAGTATACCGTTACATTCGCCCCCTAGCCAATCTCCCCTTAAGGGATTCGAACTAGACGTGGATATAATTTTCGTCGATTCAGATTCCCTCGATTTCGCGCGACATAGCCACAAGTGCGAATTTAATATAAACGCTACAAGTCCGGACAGCGACGAAATATGGACCGGCAGGGGACGAAAAGGCAATCTCATTAGCCCTAAGCACTCCCTTCCGCCGAATACTACTTGCTCATATAAATTTCTTGGATATCCCAAGGATATTGTTTGGATTAGTTTCACTTCTTACAATCAGAGGCCTTTACTCATAGGAGAGAGTGGCCACGCGTTATTATCCAATAGCACATTTGGTGATGGGTGCCTTACGCGTTTGCGCATATGGGACAACCGGACATTGATCGAAGACAAATGTAACGAACCTCCATTACTTTGCGATCACAGTGCACTTATTAATTCAACTCGCATCACTCGCCCATGCACCAACGACGAAAGCTACATTTCAACAGGAAATGATTTGATCCTACAGCACCACACCGAAGACGGCACTGCCCTACATCCGGCCTCGTTTAAAGTTAAATACGAGTTCATCGATACTCGCCTAGGAGGTGAGCCCTGGTTTGATAGGAGTAACGCAGGCCCATGTCACAGGGTTTTTAGAAAACATCACGTAGGCGAGGTAACAGGTCCCAGAAATGTATTTCTTTTCGGCAGGGGTGGCACCAAGGACATTCATTGCGTTTATCGGTTCAAAGCCGGTCCCAATGAAAGAGTGCAACTGACAATAAATAACGCATCTTTTGGACTCAATCCCTCGTGCGAGACTCTGTCAGACCCCCACAGTGGTCGTCACATTTGCGAGTACTATGGAGGACGAAATGTTGCAGAATTCAGTGTGTATGAGGTGCCTTGGCCCGATGTTCAAATACCTAAAGGTTGCATATGTGACAATTCAACTTTATCGAGCAAACCGCTGGTGTTCATCTCGTCTTCCCGGACCTTAGAGATGCATTTCCGGGCCAAGGACATGAAGATAACCGAGGATTATACAGTGTTGCACTTCCATGCATTGTTTGAATTAGTAAAACTACATGATTGCCCTCGAGTTCAGCACCTCAGAGGCGACGGGGGCGAAGTGCAATTTATTTACCCACCCTCTGACAGAACTGAAACCTTATGCTTGGGACTGCCCTGGCTAGTAGAAGCCCGACGCAATAGTAGTCTGTTCCTTCTAAGCTGGGGCacttttttgtctttgaaGCCCCGCTCGGATGAGCCGTCTCGGTGTCCAACCACAAACAATAGGATATTGATTTACGCAGGAAAACCTCCGAAATTGGTGAGAGCAATTTGTCCTGCTGAGCCCGGAGCAAGACCTCTAGCTGTTCAAGTTTTTAGTGAGGAGTGGCGAGGAGAGGGTTTGACTCATTTAGTGCAACGTCCACCACAATTTATAGTCGAGTGGATCGGTTCCGAACCCGGAGTGGCAGCGTTCAATTGGCTGGAAATTTCGCGTTCCAGACACTCCCTTCTTACCCAGTTGCAAGTGCCCGTAAATACTAGTGCAAACGACACTGACTTGGAGTGCTCGTTTAAGTGTCCGGAGCTCGACGCGTGCATAAGTCCCTCGCTGTGGTGCGACGGTAGGGACAATTGCCCTTCGGGGTATGACGAAGCGGAAGCGCAGTGCGGTGCAGCATCAAAACTGCTCAACTCTTTGCCTTTGGCGGCAATAGCAGCAGGATTTGCAGTATTCGCCTCTATGTTTGTGCTCATATGTTTGACTGCTCATCGGTTGCGTGCGCGTAGGCGTCGAAAGCTAGCCAAAAAGAAGCTAAATATGGGCCCGAGATTGTTAGACCCGGGTCTTAACTCTTGA
- the LOC136419135 gene encoding uncharacterized protein isoform X1, translating to MDYVFHNYWMMLLICPILLLLGHLQEATSGAACRISEFPCRNGKCVRLNGYCDGRDDCGDLSDEPMYCTVCNRTYYGDVGKTYDLRVIKSPDARLPFLCHLTFTANGESHGDIVQLVFDEFKLGRYEPSALDGCPDGYMQLSEFGRPFTGGSWCGTSSGPAAYYSETSTVTVSVKLFASPHLPFTFRLRYRFVSRKEAIVRFGSLTSPLERGQVAPGTYCTRQFEECYRKPCRLQSPNYPGMYPRNVSCYWSLKQKFVPTCKHAMIAVRQEAAHKMHMKRSINVAGLNKTARALRAWRDCTGERDHLIFYDGGSTDDPVLAKYCGGDWLPRVVSRGSEMLVAFHSSPYSIPLHSPPSQSPLKGFELDVDIIFVDSDSLDFARHSHKCEFNINATSPDSDEIWTGRGRKGNLISPKHSLPPNTTCSYKFLGYPKDIVWISFTSYNQRPLLIGESGHALLSNSTFGDGCLTRLRIWDNRTLIEDKCNEPPLLCDHSALINSTRITRPCTNDESYISTGNDLILQHHTEDGTALHPASFKVKYEFIDTRLGGEPWFDRSNAGPCHRVFRKHHVGEVTGPRNVFLFGRGGTKDIHCVYRFKAGPNERVQLTINNASFGLNPSCETLSDPHSGRHICEYYGGRNVAEFSVYEVPWPDVQIPKGCICDNSTLSSKPLVFISSSRTLEMHFRAKDMKITEDYTVLHFHALFELVKLHDCPRVQHLRGDGGEVQFIYPPSDRTETLCLGLPWLVEARRNSSLFLLSWGTFLSLKPRSDEPSRCPTTNNRILIYAGKPPKLVRAICPAEPGARPLAVQVFSEEWRGEGLTHLVQRPPQFIVEWIGSEPGVAAFNWLEISRSRHSLLTQLQVPVNTSANDTDLECSFKCPELDACISPSLWCDGRDNCPSGYDEAEAQCGAASKLLNSLPLAAIAAGFAVFASMFVLICLTAHRLRARRRRKLAKKKLNMGPRLLDPGLNS from the exons GATGATGTTGTTAATATGTCCGATCCTGCTCCTTCTGGGGCACCTACAGGAAGCCACTTCCGGCGCTGCGTGTCGGATTAGTGAATTTCCTTGTCGTAATGGTAAATGCGTTCGTCTCAATGGATACTGCGATGGAAGGGACGACTGTGGAGATTTATCCGATGAGCCGATGTATTGTACAG tatgCAACCGGACATACTACGGAGATGTTGGCAAAACGTACGACCTACGTGTCATTAAATCTCCGGACGCACGTCTGCCCTTCCTCTGCCATCTCACGTTTACTGCCAACGGCGAAAGTCATGGAGATATCGTGCAG TTAGTCTTCGACGAGTTCAAGTTAGGCCGCTACGAGCCCAGTGCTTTAGATGGGTGTCCCGACGGTTACATGCAGCTGAGCGAATTCGGTCGGCCTTTCACTGGGGGCTCATGGTGCGGCACCTCCTCGGGGCCTGCAGCTTACTACAGCGAGACCTCAACAGTTACCGTGAGCGTCAAACTCTTCGCTTCTCCCCATCTGCCGTTCACTTTCCGTCTGCGCTACCGCTTCGTGTCACGTAAAGAAGCTATCGTGAGATTCGGATCTCTGACATCTCCTTTAGAAAGAGGACAAGTGGCCCCCGGCACATACTGCACTAGGCAATTCGAAGAATGCTATCGCAAGCCATGCCGGCTGCAATCTCCTAATTACCCGGGCATGTATCCTCGGAACGTGTCTTGTTACTGGAGCCTCAAGCAAAAGTTTGTACCCACTTGCAAACATGCCATGATCGCCGTAAGGCAGGAGGCGGCTCATAAAATGCATATGAAGCGATCAATTAATGTGGCCGGTTTGAACAAGACTGCCAGAGCCCTACGGGCATGGAGAGATTGCACTGGAGAACGTGACCACTTAATTTTCTATGATGGAGGCTCTACCGACGACCCTGTCTTGGCAAAATATTGCGGCGGAGATTGGCTGCCTAGGGTAGTGTCTCGGGGTTCGGAAATGTTAGTCGCTTTCCACTCTTCGCCGTACAGTATACCGTTACATTCGCCCCCTAGCCAATCTCCCCTTAAGGGATTCGAACTAGACGTGGATATAATTTTCGTCGATTCAGATTCCCTCGATTTCGCGCGACATAGCCACAAGTGCGAATTTAATATAAACGCTACAAGTCCGGACAGCGACGAAATATGGACCGGCAGGGGACGAAAAGGCAATCTCATTAGCCCTAAGCACTCCCTTCCGCCGAATACTACTTGCTCATATAAATTTCTTGGATATCCCAAGGATATTGTTTGGATTAGTTTCACTTCTTACAATCAGAGGCCTTTACTCATAGGAGAGAGTGGCCACGCGTTATTATCCAATAGCACATTTGGTGATGGGTGCCTTACGCGTTTGCGCATATGGGACAACCGGACATTGATCGAAGACAAATGTAACGAACCTCCATTACTTTGCGATCACAGTGCACTTATTAATTCAACTCGCATCACTCGCCCATGCACCAACGACGAAAGCTACATTTCAACAGGAAATGATTTGATCCTACAGCACCACACCGAAGACGGCACTGCCCTACATCCGGCCTCGTTTAAAGTTAAATACGAGTTCATCGATACTCGCCTAGGAGGTGAGCCCTGGTTTGATAGGAGTAACGCAGGCCCATGTCACAGGGTTTTTAGAAAACATCACGTAGGCGAGGTAACAGGTCCCAGAAATGTATTTCTTTTCGGCAGGGGTGGCACCAAGGACATTCATTGCGTTTATCGGTTCAAAGCCGGTCCCAATGAAAGAGTGCAACTGACAATAAATAACGCATCTTTTGGACTCAATCCCTCGTGCGAGACTCTGTCAGACCCCCACAGTGGTCGTCACATTTGCGAGTACTATGGAGGACGAAATGTTGCAGAATTCAGTGTGTATGAGGTGCCTTGGCCCGATGTTCAAATACCTAAAGGTTGCATATGTGACAATTCAACTTTATCGAGCAAACCGCTGGTGTTCATCTCGTCTTCCCGGACCTTAGAGATGCATTTCCGGGCCAAGGACATGAAGATAACCGAGGATTATACAGTGTTGCACTTCCATGCATTGTTTGAATTAGTAAAACTACATGATTGCCCTCGAGTTCAGCACCTCAGAGGCGACGGGGGCGAAGTGCAATTTATTTACCCACCCTCTGACAGAACTGAAACCTTATGCTTGGGACTGCCCTGGCTAGTAGAAGCCCGACGCAATAGTAGTCTGTTCCTTCTAAGCTGGGGCacttttttgtctttgaaGCCCCGCTCGGATGAGCCGTCTCGGTGTCCAACCACAAACAATAGGATATTGATTTACGCAGGAAAACCTCCGAAATTGGTGAGAGCAATTTGTCCTGCTGAGCCCGGAGCAAGACCTCTAGCTGTTCAAGTTTTTAGTGAGGAGTGGCGAGGAGAGGGTTTGACTCATTTAGTGCAACGTCCACCACAATTTATAGTCGAGTGGATCGGTTCCGAACCCGGAGTGGCAGCGTTCAATTGGCTGGAAATTTCGCGTTCCAGACACTCCCTTCTTACCCAGTTGCAAGTGCCCGTAAATACTAGTGCAAACGACACTGACTTGGAGTGCTCGTTTAAGTGTCCGGAGCTCGACGCGTGCATAAGTCCCTCGCTGTGGTGCGACGGTAGGGACAATTGCCCTTCGGGGTATGACGAAGCGGAAGCGCAGTGCGGTGCAGCATCAAAACTGCTCAACTCTTTGCCTTTGGCGGCAATAGCAGCAGGATTTGCAGTATTCGCCTCTATGTTTGTGCTCATATGTTTGACTGCTCATCGGTTGCGTGCGCGTAGGCGTCGAAAGCTAGCCAAAAAGAAGCTAAATATGGGCCCGAGATTGTTAGACCCGGGTCTTAACTCTTGA
- the LOC136417181 gene encoding leucine-rich repeat-containing protein 70-like: MLWWKVVLFLGFLGVFDVGSCENQDYLLFSGWIKIRKNGARINVKNIRSLCPPIVPDTTTYLKVAGSSVLQELHEETVKSLPALQDLILQSIGIKKIFPGAFSNLPQLSRVNLKGNELRRISKGVFNTLNITELLLNRNKIKIIDSAAFDDMPRLEKIKLNSNFITKWDVNWFKNTPSLRVVLITRNAIEVIPEGALQNIQYSSLEEDDLPDLKLFFSKNKIHHIEPNAFRTRVTIGQLFLDRNNITVLNSRAFEGFKNISMLNLARNNLTEIPRDLFSDGQTVRKFDLSANHKLHCIPIEVAKVVRTLQLENIDKLNCTCVGELKSHAKVIGLNGACFPLRQNSMRLINQRSSDRL; the protein is encoded by the coding sequence ATGCTGTGGTGGAAAGTAGTGctttttttaggatttttggGAGTGTTTGACGTGGGTTCGTGCGAAAATCAAGATTATCTATTGTTCAGCGGTTGGATCAAGATCCGGAAAAATGGTGCGAGAATTAATGTTAAGAACATACGAAGCCTTTGCCCTCCAATAGTCCCCGACACGACGACATATTTAAAAGTAGCCGGATCGAGCGTTCTTCAAGAGCTTCACGAGGAGACTGTTAAAAGTCTACCAGCGCTTCAAGACTTAATCCTCCAGTCCATCGggataaagaaaatatttccggGGGCCTTTTCCAATTTGCCTCAGCTAAGCAGAGTAAATTTAAAAGGCAACGAGCTAAGGCGCATTAGCAAAGGAGTGTTTAATACTTTGAATATCACAGAACTTCTCCTTAACAGAAACAAGATTAAAATTATAGACAGTGCTGCCTTCGATGACATGCCGCGGCtggagaaaattaaattaaattccaacTTTATTACCAAGTGGGACGTGAACTGGTTTAAAAACACTCCATCACTAAGAGTGGTGCTCATAACGCGCAATGCTATCGAAGTGATTCCTGAAGGAGCTCTGCAAAACATCCAATATTCCAGTCTAGAAGAAGATGATCTTCCAGATCTGAAGTTGTTCttcagcaaaaataaaattcatcatATCGAACCAAATGCCTTCAGGACTCGCGTTACCATAGGGCAACTCTTCTTGGACCGAAACAATATTACGGTATTGAACAGCAGGGCTTTTgaaggatttaaaaatatttctatgttGAACTTGGCAAGAAATAACCTGACCGAAATTCCACGTGATCTTTTTTCGGACGGGCAGACTGTTAGAAAGTTCGATTTATCAGCCAATCACAAACTACATTGCATTCCTATCGAAGTTGCTAAAGTTGTTAGGACCTTGCAGTTGGAGAACATTGATAAATTGAATTGTACGTGTGTTGGTGAGTTAAAAAGTCATGCGAAAGTGATTGGTTTGAACGGTGCGTGTTTTCCTCTCCGTCAAAATTCTATGCGGTTAATCAATCAGAGGAGCTCGGATAGACTTTAG